A single genomic interval of Pseudomonadota bacterium harbors:
- a CDS encoding aldehyde dehydrogenase family protein has protein sequence MSSVKPVESHTPRKYQLLIDGKWVDAASGRTFTSPNPSTGEVFAEVAAGDKADIDKAVSAARRAFEGKWSQMSARDRGRLLYKLSQMIEERSTELAELETADNGKPIRESLYVDLPQVVENFEYFAGFATKIEGETIPVPGQMFNYTLREPVGVCGQIIPWNFPLLMAAWKLAPALAAGNTVVLKPAEQTPVTAMELGKMIQEAGFPDGVVNIVPGYGETAGAALASHAGIDKVAFTGSTEVGKLIAKSAADNLTKVSLELGGKAPNIVFADADLEQAVNGAMMGIFFNQGQVCCAGSRLFVEERVKDEFLDRFKARAETVSVGDPALKTTQMGPQVSQEQLDRIQSYVGIAREEGASVITGGQTPKLEGGFQRGYFFQPTIFSDVNNTMRVAQEEIFGPVTSVITFKDEDDLIKQANQTIYGLSAGIWTRDLVRAHRFAKAIKAGVIWINTFNMFNAASPFGGYKQSGYGREMGKHALDLYTQIKSVWVDLSGKPIGWFGK, from the coding sequence ATGTCATCTGTAAAACCAGTCGAATCACATACTCCGCGCAAGTATCAACTGCTCATCGACGGCAAATGGGTCGATGCGGCGTCGGGGAGGACTTTCACATCGCCGAATCCTTCGACCGGAGAAGTATTCGCCGAAGTCGCAGCCGGAGACAAAGCAGACATTGACAAAGCCGTAAGCGCGGCTCGTCGAGCCTTCGAAGGCAAATGGTCACAGATGAGCGCGCGCGATCGCGGCCGTCTTCTTTACAAGCTCTCGCAAATGATCGAAGAACGTTCGACGGAGCTTGCAGAGCTTGAGACTGCCGACAACGGCAAACCGATTCGCGAATCTCTCTACGTCGACTTGCCTCAAGTCGTCGAGAACTTTGAATATTTCGCGGGCTTTGCGACAAAGATCGAAGGTGAAACTATCCCTGTCCCGGGCCAAATGTTCAACTACACTCTGCGCGAACCGGTCGGCGTCTGTGGGCAGATCATTCCATGGAATTTTCCTCTGTTGATGGCCGCCTGGAAACTCGCGCCCGCGCTCGCCGCCGGCAACACCGTGGTTTTAAAACCCGCCGAACAAACGCCGGTCACCGCTATGGAGCTCGGAAAGATGATTCAGGAAGCGGGATTTCCTGATGGAGTCGTCAACATCGTCCCAGGCTACGGTGAGACTGCAGGCGCGGCGCTCGCTTCCCATGCGGGCATCGACAAGGTAGCGTTCACCGGCTCGACCGAAGTCGGAAAACTGATTGCTAAATCCGCCGCCGACAACCTCACCAAGGTTTCACTTGAGCTTGGCGGCAAGGCGCCCAACATCGTTTTCGCGGATGCCGATCTCGAGCAAGCGGTTAACGGCGCGATGATGGGGATCTTCTTCAATCAGGGCCAGGTTTGCTGCGCAGGCTCGCGGCTCTTCGTTGAAGAGAGAGTCAAAGACGAATTCCTCGATCGCTTCAAAGCCAGAGCGGAGACCGTAAGCGTAGGTGATCCGGCCCTTAAGACGACTCAGATGGGCCCGCAAGTTTCACAGGAACAGCTTGATCGGATTCAGAGTTACGTCGGCATCGCTCGTGAAGAAGGCGCCAGTGTCATAACAGGCGGCCAGACGCCAAAGCTTGAAGGGGGCTTTCAGCGTGGCTATTTCTTCCAGCCGACGATTTTCTCGGACGTCAACAACACCATGCGCGTTGCTCAGGAGGAGATATTCGGCCCCGTGACCAGTGTAATCACATTCAAAGACGAAGACGATTTGATCAAGCAGGCCAACCAAACAATCTATGGCCTCTCCGCGGGGATCTGGACACGCGACCTGGTCCGCGCGCATCGCTTCGCAAAGGCGATCAAGGCAGGCGTCATCTGGATAAACACCTTCAACATGTTCAATGCCGCGTCACCCTTTGGTGGCTACAAACAATCAGGCTACGGCCGCGAGATGGGCAAGCACGCGCTCGACCTTTACACTCAGATCAAGAGCGTGTGGGTCGATCTTTCCGGCAAACCGATAGGCTGGTTCGGCAAGTAG
- a CDS encoding AMP-binding protein: protein MDAGPGPHAPDAGQAASQLVDLVRELLDEAHAGRHRVTEATLDSSLDKDLGLDSLARVELLTRVERTFSVEMPGDALGTAETLRDLLRALLAAGPRIGARRRVAADEHRDGVLPVPEGASTLTETLSWHVEAHPERRHALFYRTADETRTLTYGELWRGASAVAAGLVERGLVPGQAVTIMLPSGFEFFFAFFGSLLAGGVPVPLYPPARLSQIEDHLKRQAGILCNSLAPILITVPEATLAARLLKGHAPELREIATVGELQAARPNALRPRIKADDVAFLQYTSGSTGNPKGVVLTHANLLANLRAWGRAARFDSNDVAVSWLPLYHDLGLIGAWLGSLYNGGLLVLMSPLDFLARPDRWLWAIHAHRGTASAAPNFAFELCLRRIEDRDIEGLDLGSWRLAANGAEPVIPDTLRRFTERFAPYGFRAEAMAPVFGLAECTVGLAIPPMGRKPIVDRIERAPFIERRLAAPARAGDQQALEFVACGRVLPGHEMRIVDHEDRELPERSVGHLQFHGPSATRGYFRNPEETARLIHGEWLDSGDFGYIADGDLYVTGRVKDTIIRGGRNILPHALEEAIGGLPGIRKGCVAVFGVPDPGGGTERLVVVAETREGEPSVLEGLRQRINALAVELLETPVDEAVLAPPQSVLKTSSGKIRRAATRELYQRGKLGRTAGAPWLQIARLALSGAPGQLARLARATAAYLYAAYAWIAFALVALIDWVTVLITPSLKWRWQATRGLIRLLLRLVALPVQTEGIERLSVNEPRVFVANHTSFLDVLVLIAMLPGPLHFVAKREFLRMPVLRILFSRLGAQFVERFDARAGTEDTERLKQVARGGGSLMVFAEGTFRRGAGLRPFRMGAFAIAASVRRPVVPVALRGARSVLPQDSWLPRRHPITVAVGEPIWPEGEGWDAAVALRDAAREQILRRCGEPDLG from the coding sequence ATGGACGCGGGCCCTGGGCCTCACGCCCCGGATGCCGGCCAGGCGGCTTCCCAGCTGGTCGATCTCGTGCGCGAGCTTTTGGATGAGGCGCACGCGGGTCGCCATCGCGTGACCGAGGCTACGCTCGACAGCTCGCTCGATAAGGATCTCGGGCTCGACAGCCTGGCGCGTGTCGAGCTGCTCACGCGGGTCGAGCGCACCTTCTCGGTCGAGATGCCGGGAGACGCGCTGGGCACGGCGGAGACGCTGCGCGATCTGCTGCGGGCGCTTCTGGCCGCGGGTCCCCGGATCGGGGCCCGCCGCAGGGTTGCGGCAGACGAGCACCGCGATGGCGTTCTCCCGGTGCCCGAAGGCGCGAGCACCCTCACCGAGACGCTCTCCTGGCACGTCGAGGCGCACCCCGAGCGCCGCCATGCCCTCTTCTACCGCACCGCCGACGAGACCCGGACGCTCACCTACGGCGAGCTGTGGCGCGGCGCCAGCGCGGTCGCGGCCGGGCTGGTCGAGCGCGGTTTGGTACCGGGCCAGGCCGTCACGATCATGCTGCCGAGCGGCTTCGAGTTCTTTTTCGCCTTCTTCGGCAGCCTGCTCGCGGGCGGCGTTCCGGTCCCGCTTTATCCGCCGGCGCGCCTGTCGCAGATCGAGGATCACCTGAAGCGGCAGGCGGGGATCCTGTGCAACTCCCTCGCGCCCATCCTCATCACGGTACCGGAGGCGACGCTCGCGGCGCGCCTCCTCAAGGGCCATGCGCCCGAGCTGCGCGAGATCGCCACCGTCGGCGAGCTGCAAGCGGCGCGGCCGAATGCCCTCAGGCCACGGATCAAGGCCGATGACGTCGCGTTTCTGCAATACACCTCCGGGAGTACGGGAAACCCTAAGGGCGTCGTCCTGACCCACGCGAACCTGCTGGCGAACCTGCGGGCGTGGGGGCGCGCGGCGCGCTTCGATTCGAACGACGTGGCGGTGAGCTGGCTGCCGCTCTATCACGATCTCGGGCTCATCGGCGCCTGGCTGGGGAGCCTGTACAACGGGGGCTTGCTCGTGCTCATGTCGCCGCTCGACTTCCTGGCGCGGCCGGATCGCTGGCTGTGGGCGATCCATGCCCATCGGGGGACGGCGTCCGCGGCGCCGAACTTCGCCTTCGAGCTCTGCCTGCGCAGGATCGAGGACCGCGACATCGAGGGCCTGGACCTCGGCTCCTGGCGGCTCGCGGCCAACGGCGCGGAGCCCGTGATCCCGGACACCCTGCGGCGCTTCACGGAACGCTTCGCGCCTTATGGCTTCCGCGCAGAGGCAATGGCCCCGGTGTTCGGGCTCGCCGAATGTACCGTGGGCCTCGCGATCCCGCCGATGGGCAGAAAGCCGATCGTGGACCGAATCGAGCGTGCCCCCTTCATCGAACGGCGCCTTGCGGCGCCCGCGCGTGCCGGCGACCAGCAGGCGCTCGAATTCGTCGCCTGCGGGCGGGTGCTCCCCGGTCACGAGATGCGCATCGTAGACCACGAGGATCGCGAGTTGCCCGAGCGCAGTGTGGGTCACCTGCAGTTCCACGGCCCGTCGGCGACGCGCGGTTACTTTCGCAATCCAGAGGAGACTGCGAGGCTGATCCACGGTGAGTGGCTCGACAGCGGCGATTTCGGTTACATCGCCGACGGCGACCTCTACGTCACCGGCCGGGTGAAGGACACGATCATCCGCGGCGGGCGCAACATCCTGCCGCACGCACTGGAGGAAGCGATCGGGGGCTTGCCTGGGATCCGTAAGGGCTGCGTCGCGGTCTTCGGCGTGCCGGACCCTGGCGGGGGCACCGAGCGGCTGGTGGTGGTTGCCGAGACACGCGAGGGCGAGCCGTCGGTGCTCGAAGGGCTGCGCCAGCGCATCAACGCGCTCGCGGTGGAGCTGCTCGAGACGCCCGTGGACGAGGCGGTGCTGGCACCGCCGCAGAGCGTGCTCAAGACCTCGAGTGGCAAGATCCGCCGTGCCGCGACGCGCGAGCTTTATCAGCGCGGCAAGCTCGGGCGGACCGCGGGTGCCCCCTGGTTGCAGATCGCAAGGCTGGCCTTGAGCGGGGCGCCGGGACAGCTCGCGCGCCTGGCGCGCGCCACAGCGGCGTACCTGTACGCAGCCTATGCGTGGATCGCCTTCGCGCTGGTCGCGCTCATCGACTGGGTCACCGTGCTCATCACCCCATCGCTGAAGTGGCGCTGGCAAGCGACGAGGGGTCTCATTCGCCTGCTTTTGCGCCTCGTGGCGCTTCCGGTGCAGACTGAGGGTATCGAACGGCTGTCGGTCAACGAGCCGCGGGTGTTCGTCGCGAACCATACGAGCTTTCTTGATGTGCTGGTGCTCATCGCGATGCTCCCCGGACCGCTCCACTTCGTCGCCAAGCGCGAGTTCCTGCGCATGCCCGTGCTGCGGATTCTGTTCTCGCGGCTCGGCGCCCAGTTCGTCGAGCGCTTCGATGCACGGGCAGGGACCGAGGACACGGAGCGATTGAAGCAGGTCGCGCGCGGCGGTGGCTCGCTCATGGTATTTGCAGAGGGCACGTTCCGCCGCGGCGCCGGGCTGCGGCCGTTCCGGATGGGCGCCTTTGCGATTGCGGCCTCGGTGCGGCGGCCGGTCGTGCCGGTCGCGCTCCGGGGCGCGCGCTCCGTGCTGCCGCAGGACAGCTGGCTCCCGCGCCGCCACCCGATAACGGTCGCGGTGGGGGAGCCGATCTGGCCCGAGGGAGAGGGTTGGGACGCCGCCGTCGCCCTGCGCGATGCGGCACGCGAGCAGATCCTCCGCCGCTGCGGCGAGCCTGACCTGGGTTAG
- a CDS encoding ABC transporter ATP-binding protein, whose amino-acid sequence MTRTLEVKRTSVAFGDQVVLREVSFAMEKGDIACFLGPSGCGKTSLLRAIAGFEPPATGEIWINGVLMSAQDWHVPTEQRRVGMVFQDFALFPHLGVEENIAFGIRSLGKTDRQARARSLIDLVGLQGECRRYPHQLSGGQQQRVALARAMAPRPAVLLLDEPFSSLDVELREQIAKEVRNILKQDGITAVLVSHNQMEAFAIADRIGVIKDGRLLQWDTAYNLYHRPACKYVADFIGEGVFVPGVVVAPDQVQTELGTFCGRIRADLGVGCPVDVLIRPDDVVHDDESILTATVLDKAFRGAEFLYTLALDNHARLLSLVPSHHDHAVQSRIGFRLELDDLVVFERRDDGQNQPSERRP is encoded by the coding sequence ATGACCCGCACCCTTGAAGTGAAACGGACCTCGGTCGCCTTCGGCGATCAGGTGGTGCTGCGCGAGGTGTCGTTTGCCATGGAGAAGGGTGACATCGCCTGCTTCCTGGGACCGAGCGGCTGCGGCAAGACCTCGCTGCTCCGGGCGATCGCGGGCTTCGAGCCGCCGGCAACAGGGGAGATCTGGATCAACGGTGTCTTGATGAGCGCTCAGGACTGGCATGTGCCCACCGAGCAGCGCCGGGTGGGAATGGTATTCCAGGACTTCGCACTCTTCCCGCATCTCGGGGTGGAAGAAAACATCGCTTTTGGGATCAGAAGCTTAGGAAAGACGGACCGACAGGCCCGGGCGCGGAGTCTGATCGACCTCGTGGGGCTCCAGGGGGAGTGCAGGCGTTATCCCCACCAGCTCTCCGGCGGCCAACAGCAACGAGTGGCGCTCGCCCGGGCCATGGCCCCGCGACCTGCCGTGCTGCTCCTCGACGAGCCCTTCTCGAGCCTCGATGTAGAGTTGCGGGAGCAGATCGCCAAGGAGGTGCGAAACATTCTGAAACAGGATGGGATCACCGCCGTGCTCGTGAGCCACAATCAGATGGAGGCCTTCGCCATCGCCGACCGGATCGGCGTCATCAAGGACGGGCGGCTGCTGCAATGGGACACGGCCTACAACTTGTATCACCGCCCGGCCTGCAAGTATGTCGCGGACTTCATCGGCGAGGGCGTATTTGTGCCCGGGGTGGTCGTTGCCCCCGACCAAGTGCAAACCGAGCTAGGGACCTTCTGCGGGCGCATCCGCGCCGACCTCGGGGTGGGATGCCCGGTGGATGTGCTCATTCGTCCCGACGATGTCGTGCACGATGATGAGAGCATACTCACCGCCACGGTGCTGGACAAGGCATTTCGAGGCGCGGAATTCCTCTACACGCTGGCACTCGATAACCACGCGCGGTTGTTAAGTCTCGTTCCGAGCCACCACGATCACGCGGTACAGTCGCGCATCGGATTCCGGTTGGAGCTCGATGACCTGGTAGTGTTTGAGCGGCGGGATGACGGTCAAAATCAACCATCGGAGCGGCGACCGTAG
- a CDS encoding iron ABC transporter permease, whose protein sequence is MFAEDDRFTDPLRNTTAHPPRIAPWVFPGPWPTGVLLIALTLSLPLLVILGAVLFPVPEVWAHLASTVFGDYITNTLLLMFGVGAGTCLLGVGPAWLTAMCRFPGRGFFEWALLLPMAMPAYIIGYTYTGLLDFAGPVQTGLRQWFGYDYGDYWFPEIRSLTGAMLMLSLVLYPYVYLLARAAFLEQSACVLEVSHTLGCNAWGSFARVALPLARPAVIAGLSLALMETVADYGTVQYFGVSTFTTGIFRTWLGLGEPVAAAQLSALLLMFVFLLLSLEVWSRRQAGYHHTSSRYRPLPRYRLRGWRAFAALLACGGPVLFGFLLPGAQLLAWALATAERMVDASFVALVWHSAALALATALLALFLALLMGYGRRRYPSLPVRFSVRCAGLGYAIPGTVVAVGVMLLLGWTDNALAGWLQKYSGISAGLLLSGTMTALVFSYLVRFLAVSMQTVEAGLGKIGRNMDDAARSLGLGPLGTLRRVHLPIMRGSLLTAVLLVFVDVLKELPATLILRPFNFNTLAVRTYELANQERLADASTAALAIVLVGVLPVILLSRSISRSRPGYDPHP, encoded by the coding sequence ATGTTCGCCGAAGACGATAGGTTCACCGACCCATTGCGGAACACCACTGCACATCCTCCCCGTATCGCGCCCTGGGTCTTTCCAGGGCCGTGGCCAACCGGTGTCCTGCTGATCGCACTGACCCTCTCCCTGCCCCTGCTCGTCATCCTAGGGGCAGTGCTGTTTCCGGTACCGGAGGTCTGGGCTCATCTGGCGAGCACCGTGTTCGGCGATTACATCACCAACACCCTGCTGTTGATGTTTGGGGTGGGGGCCGGCACCTGTCTCCTTGGCGTGGGTCCGGCCTGGCTCACGGCCATGTGCCGTTTCCCGGGGCGGGGGTTTTTTGAGTGGGCCTTGCTCTTGCCCATGGCCATGCCTGCGTACATCATCGGCTACACCTACACCGGCCTGTTGGATTTCGCCGGCCCGGTACAGACTGGGCTCCGGCAATGGTTCGGCTACGATTACGGTGACTACTGGTTCCCCGAAATACGCTCTCTCACGGGCGCTATGCTGATGCTATCGCTGGTGCTCTACCCTTACGTCTACCTGCTCGCGCGTGCGGCCTTCCTGGAGCAGTCGGCGTGTGTGCTCGAGGTGAGCCACACGCTCGGTTGCAACGCCTGGGGGAGCTTTGCGCGCGTGGCCTTGCCCCTCGCGCGGCCGGCCGTGATCGCCGGGTTGTCCCTGGCCTTGATGGAGACGGTAGCCGACTATGGGACGGTCCAGTATTTCGGTGTGTCCACCTTCACCACCGGGATCTTCCGGACCTGGCTGGGTTTGGGGGAGCCGGTGGCGGCGGCCCAGCTCTCGGCGCTGCTCCTAATGTTCGTGTTTCTGCTTCTGAGCCTGGAAGTCTGGTCGCGGAGGCAGGCAGGTTATCATCATACCAGCAGCCGCTACCGCCCGCTGCCCCGGTATCGGCTGCGGGGATGGCGGGCGTTTGCCGCGCTCCTTGCCTGCGGCGGCCCGGTGCTGTTCGGGTTTTTGCTGCCGGGCGCTCAGCTCCTCGCCTGGGCCCTCGCCACGGCCGAGAGGATGGTCGATGCGAGCTTCGTGGCGCTGGTCTGGCACAGCGCAGCCCTCGCCCTTGCCACCGCCCTCCTGGCCTTGTTCTTGGCCCTGCTCATGGGCTATGGCAGACGCCGATACCCCAGCCTTCCCGTGCGCTTCTCGGTGCGCTGCGCAGGTCTAGGCTATGCCATCCCCGGCACGGTCGTCGCGGTGGGGGTCATGTTGCTCCTCGGCTGGACCGACAATGCCCTCGCCGGCTGGCTGCAGAAGTACTCAGGGATCTCCGCGGGGCTTCTCCTGAGTGGGACGATGACTGCGTTGGTGTTCAGCTACCTGGTGCGGTTCCTCGCCGTTTCCATGCAAACGGTGGAAGCAGGACTGGGTAAAATCGGGCGCAACATGGACGATGCGGCGCGCTCCTTGGGGCTTGGCCCGTTGGGCACCCTGCGCCGGGTACACTTGCCAATCATGCGCGGGAGCCTGCTGACCGCCGTGCTTCTGGTCTTCGTGGACGTGCTCAAGGAACTGCCGGCCACCCTGATCTTGCGACCCTTCAATTTCAATACCCTGGCCGTGCGCACCTATGAACTGGCCAACCAGGAACGCCTGGCCGACGCCTCGACGGCGGCACTGGCCATTGTGCTGGTCGGTGTCTTGCCGGTTATTCTGCTGAGCCGCTCCATCTCTCGCTCCAGACCTGGTTATGACCCGCACCCTTGA
- a CDS encoding Fe(3+) ABC transporter substrate-binding protein, whose amino-acid sequence MLRRMIGLGLCLGVVATQAAEVNLYSAREEALIKPLLDQFSTAHGTTVNLVTGEADALLKRLESEGQNSPADLILTTDVGRLLRAQEAGLLQPVESKVLQEAIPVQYRDAEHQWFGVSLRSRVVVHAQDRVKPSDLSTYEDLADPKWKGKICVRSSNNVYNQSLVAAMIVHDGSKKTEQWARGFVANFARPPAGGDRDQIKAVAAGRCNLALVNTYYLAGMLNSSDPAEQEAAGKVALLWPDQGGRGAHVNISGAGVTKAAKNRAHAVRLLEFMVSDEAQRWYAEMNFEYPVKPGAAVSATLQAWGEFKADDLSLSLLGRYNAEAVRLMDRAGWK is encoded by the coding sequence ATGCTGCGAAGAATGATTGGTCTTGGGTTGTGCTTGGGGGTTGTTGCTACCCAAGCCGCCGAGGTGAATCTCTACTCGGCCAGAGAGGAGGCCTTGATCAAACCACTGCTGGACCAATTCTCCACCGCCCACGGGACCACGGTGAATCTCGTGACCGGCGAGGCGGATGCGCTCCTCAAGCGTCTGGAGAGCGAGGGGCAAAATTCCCCGGCAGACCTGATCTTGACGACGGATGTGGGCCGCTTGCTCCGAGCCCAAGAGGCCGGGCTACTGCAACCCGTGGAATCCAAGGTGTTGCAAGAGGCCATCCCGGTCCAGTACCGGGACGCCGAACACCAGTGGTTTGGCGTCTCGCTGCGTTCCCGCGTGGTCGTCCATGCCCAGGACCGGGTCAAACCTTCAGACCTCTCCACCTACGAGGACCTGGCCGATCCCAAATGGAAGGGCAAGATCTGTGTGCGTTCCTCGAATAATGTCTACAACCAATCCCTGGTCGCCGCCATGATCGTCCATGATGGATCCAAGAAGACCGAGCAATGGGCAAGGGGTTTCGTCGCCAACTTTGCCCGCCCGCCCGCCGGCGGCGACCGGGACCAGATCAAGGCGGTGGCCGCCGGCCGGTGTAACCTGGCCTTGGTCAATACGTATTATCTTGCCGGGATGTTGAATTCTAGCGATCCGGCGGAGCAGGAGGCTGCGGGCAAGGTAGCGCTCCTGTGGCCCGATCAAGGGGGCAGAGGTGCCCACGTCAACATCAGCGGCGCGGGAGTGACCAAGGCGGCTAAAAACCGGGCCCATGCCGTGCGTCTCCTCGAGTTCATGGTCAGCGACGAGGCCCAGCGCTGGTATGCGGAGATGAATTTCGAATATCCGGTGAAGCCTGGCGCCGCCGTCAGCGCGACCTTGCAAGCTTGGGGTGAGTTCAAGGCCGACGACCTCAGCCTGAGCCTCTTGGGCAGATACAATGCGGAGGCGGTGCGCCTGATGGATCGGGCCGGTTGGAAGTGA
- a CDS encoding TonB-dependent receptor — protein sequence MGKNPVVRLKGSGHPAQDHAKRLAIWSAIATISVSGNLAIAQPGDGTDMRGKETGERARQEADLPSVEEMVNLPTIEVIGTEERLKEIPGSGFIIPQETLYKSHVFTTSEALRKVPGVNVRDEEGFGLRPNIGIRGQNPTRSTKTLLLEDGLPLSYAPYGDNASYYHPPVDRFERIEVLKGAGQILFGPQTASGTINYITPTPPLKPQGFLGFTGGSRDYYNVHANYGGTWNRVGGLLDYIHRQSDGSRDNTHFDVNDVNLKGLFDINERNALILRGNYYGEDSQVGYTGITEAELRNFGIRYNPFKNDEFDANRWGASATHEFYLNDDLTLTTSFYWTNFSRDFWRQSSRTTDTQCDPTLVNERTFSEARQAGLAVNVDACNSVQGRLRDYYTWGVEPRLHAAYSFFGIPSEVDLGFRAHYEEQFRVQENGASPTARGGTRTEDNERFADAYAGFIQNRFILGGWTVTPGVRVESVAYKRNNLLPGSEARGESGVTEPLPAFGITYNPVDTATLFFGFHRGFTPPRVEDTISNQGNSVDVDPEKSWNYELGVRSRPWKGVQLDATLFRNDFSTNTVVGSVAGGDLPLAQGEALYQGTELFGRLDLGELLRSPHNFYAQIAWTWLGDAEQESPFVCPLINGAVSTSTNAQGVPFCDPVTRGLLGSGDGRRVPYAPEHLITAAVGYSHPIGFDINLETVFVDSQFSDFPNSVTPDPSGMTGEIEDYTVVNLAATYRVKPLSTDVFVALKNLFDNEYIADRTRGIVPGTPQLVQAGLRFYF from the coding sequence ATGGGCAAGAATCCGGTAGTGCGGCTCAAGGGGAGTGGGCATCCGGCCCAGGATCATGCGAAACGCCTTGCGATCTGGTCGGCCATCGCCACCATTTCGGTCTCAGGAAACTTGGCAATTGCCCAACCAGGCGACGGAACGGATATGCGAGGCAAAGAGACTGGAGAAAGGGCCAGGCAGGAGGCGGATTTGCCGTCCGTCGAGGAAATGGTAAATCTCCCAACCATAGAAGTGATCGGAACAGAAGAACGGCTAAAGGAGATCCCGGGCTCAGGTTTCATCATCCCGCAGGAGACCCTGTACAAGAGCCATGTATTCACTACAAGCGAGGCCCTGCGCAAGGTCCCCGGCGTCAATGTCCGCGACGAGGAGGGCTTCGGCCTACGGCCCAACATCGGTATCCGGGGTCAGAATCCTACCCGATCCACCAAGACCCTGCTCCTGGAAGATGGCCTTCCGCTCTCCTACGCACCCTACGGAGATAATGCCAGCTACTATCACCCGCCGGTGGATCGCTTCGAGCGCATCGAGGTCTTGAAGGGCGCTGGGCAGATCCTCTTTGGACCGCAGACCGCCAGCGGTACTATCAATTACATCACCCCCACTCCACCCTTAAAGCCCCAAGGTTTCTTGGGCTTCACCGGGGGCAGCCGAGACTATTACAACGTCCACGCCAACTATGGCGGCACTTGGAACAGAGTTGGCGGGCTGCTGGATTACATCCATAGGCAGAGTGACGGGTCCCGTGACAACACCCATTTTGACGTCAACGACGTCAACCTCAAAGGGCTTTTCGACATCAACGAGAGGAATGCCCTGATCCTGCGGGGCAACTACTACGGAGAAGACTCTCAGGTCGGTTACACCGGGATCACCGAAGCTGAGCTGCGCAACTTTGGTATCCGTTACAACCCCTTCAAGAACGATGAATTCGACGCCAATCGTTGGGGGGCCTCCGCGACCCACGAGTTCTACCTCAACGATGACCTGACCCTCACCACCAGCTTCTACTGGACCAACTTTAGTCGCGACTTTTGGCGGCAGTCGAGCCGCACCACGGACACCCAATGCGACCCTACCCTGGTCAATGAGCGGACCTTCAGCGAGGCGAGGCAGGCGGGCCTTGCCGTCAATGTCGATGCCTGCAACTCGGTGCAGGGGCGGTTGCGTGATTACTATACCTGGGGGGTCGAGCCGCGCCTGCATGCGGCCTATAGCTTCTTCGGCATACCGAGCGAGGTGGATCTCGGCTTTCGCGCCCATTACGAAGAACAGTTCCGCGTACAGGAAAATGGCGCTTCACCCACGGCACGCGGCGGAACCCGGACCGAGGACAACGAACGTTTCGCCGACGCCTATGCGGGTTTCATCCAGAATCGCTTTATTCTGGGCGGCTGGACCGTGACCCCCGGAGTGCGGGTGGAGAGCGTAGCTTATAAGCGCAACAATCTGCTCCCGGGATCGGAGGCTCGAGGCGAAAGCGGTGTCACGGAGCCGCTCCCGGCCTTCGGCATTACGTATAACCCGGTCGACACCGCAACGCTGTTCTTTGGCTTCCATCGAGGCTTTACCCCGCCCCGTGTGGAAGACACTATTAGCAATCAGGGCAACAGCGTGGACGTGGATCCCGAAAAGAGCTGGAACTACGAGCTGGGGGTGCGTAGCCGACCCTGGAAAGGCGTGCAGCTAGACGCCACGCTGTTTCGCAACGATTTCAGCACCAATACCGTCGTCGGCAGTGTAGCAGGCGGCGATCTGCCGCTGGCGCAGGGCGAGGCCCTTTACCAGGGCACGGAATTGTTCGGGCGATTGGACTTAGGCGAGTTGCTGAGATCCCCCCACAATTTCTATGCACAAATAGCTTGGACTTGGCTCGGGGACGCGGAGCAAGAGTCTCCATTCGTGTGTCCCTTGATAAATGGCGCGGTTTCGACAAGTACCAATGCTCAGGGCGTTCCATTCTGCGATCCCGTCACGCGCGGGCTTCTGGGTTCCGGCGATGGCAGACGCGTGCCTTATGCCCCCGAGCATCTGATCACGGCCGCGGTGGGCTACTCCCATCCCATTGGGTTCGATATCAATCTGGAGACGGTGTTCGTGGACTCTCAGTTCAGCGATTTTCCCAACTCCGTGACCCCCGATCCCAGTGGCATGACCGGCGAGATCGAGGACTACACCGTCGTCAACTTGGCGGCCACCTATCGGGTGAAGCCGCTCAGCACGGACGTTTTCGTGGCGCTTAAGAACCTGTTCGACAACGAGTACATCGCGGACCGCACTCGCGGCATCGTGCCCGGCACGCCTCAGCTGGTGCAGGCGGGGCTCAGGTTTTATTTCTGA
- a CDS encoding (2Fe-2S)-binding protein, which produces MIICICHRVSERDIDNAIGEGANSLRQLNECLRVGTGCGACVEHVRDCLHRCLADDLANMGMQQA; this is translated from the coding sequence ATGATCATCTGCATCTGTCACCGGGTGAGTGAACGCGATATCGATAATGCGATCGGCGAGGGGGCCAACTCGTTGCGCCAGCTCAACGAATGCCTGCGGGTGGGTACCGGCTGTGGGGCCTGTGTCGAGCACGTCCGCGACTGCCTGCATCGCTGTCTCGCCGACGATCTGGCGAACATGGGGATGCAGCAGGCCTGA